In Hyla sarda isolate aHylSar1 chromosome 12, aHylSar1.hap1, whole genome shotgun sequence, a genomic segment contains:
- the LOC130296684 gene encoding keratin, type I cytoskeletal 14-like yields MQHLNNRLATYLDKVRTLEQQNAQLEGSILDWYERNQPSALPDFSCFFRTIQELQSQIFSTRVENARIELQIDNARLAADDFRNKFEMERQLSQSIEADINGLRILLEELNREICSLESQVQNLQEELQQIKRNHNEEVNSLRAQLGARINVEVDAAPSVDLNRTLSEIRQQYENLMERNLREVEAMFRQRSEDLTREVASGSEQRQSVQTEVIDLKRKIQTLEIELQSQLSMKSALEGTLAETEATFGSQLAQLQSLINNIECQLTQIRSDLERQNQEYKILMDQKTHLEMEIATYKRLLESHNIHASDDHHVSVSKHGSHHSVKTFHVASHVHGKC; encoded by the exons ATGCAGCATCTGAATAATCGCCTGGCAACCTATTTGGATAAAGTTCGTACCCTAGAGCAACAAAATGCCCAATTGGAAGGGAGTATCCTTGACTGGTATGAGAGGAATCAACCCAGCGCTTTACCTGACTTCAGCTGCTTCTTCAGGACTATCCAAGAGCTACAAAGCCAG ATTTTTTCGACTCGTGTTGAAAATGCTCGCATTGAACTGCAAATAGACAATGCTCGTCTGGCAGCAGATGATTTCAGAAACAA gTTTGAAATGGAACGCCAGTTAAGCCAGTCTATTGAGGCTGATATTAATGGCTTGAGAATCCTCCTTGAAGAGCTGAATCGGGAGATCTGCAGCCTGGAGAGTCAGGTTCAAAACCTTCAGGAAGAACTGCAGCAGATCAAGAGAAACCATAATGag GAAGTAAACTCTCTACGAGCTCAACTGGGCGCTAGAATCAATGTAGAAGTTGATGCAGCTCCATCTGTAGATCTAAACCGGACCTTGTCTGAGATAAGACAGCAATATGAGAACCTAATGGAGAGGAATCTAAGAGAAGTAGAGGCTATGTTCCGACAaagg TCAGAAGATCTGACCCGAGAGGTTGCATCTGGTTCTGAGCAGCGGCAGTCTGTCCAAACTGAAGTCATCGATCTGAAGCGCAAAATCCAAACTTTGGAGATTGAACTACAAAGTCAGCTGAGCATG AAATCTGCTCTGGAGGGAACATTAGCAGAGACAGAAGCCACATTTGGATCCCAGCTTGCCCAGCTACAAAGTCTCATCAACAATATAGAGTGCCAGCTGACTCAGATCCGATCTGATCTAGAACGTCAAAACCAAGAGTACAAAATCCTGATGGACCAAAAGACCCATCTGGAAATGGAGATCGCCACTTACAAACGTCTGCTGGAAAGCCATAATATCCA CGCATCAGATGATCATCACGTTTCTGTCTCCAAACATG GATCTCACCACTCGGTGAAGACTTTCCATGTTGCAAGTCACGTCCATGGCAAATGCTAA